In Fluviispira sanaruensis, a genomic segment contains:
- a CDS encoding Ppx/GppA phosphatase family protein has translation MLNLPLRNMFEKKRIAAIDVGSNSVHMLLVEMESPEEYKVIDSEKEQVRLAASLDSDGNLNNDALNRLLSVLKKMKEIADFHGAHIRAVGTSALREAKNGNDFVAKIYKKTGIDIEIISGHEEARLVYLGVQQGLPIQDKSTLIVDIGGGSTEIVVGQWGEERFATSLKLGSVRLTQGFIQSDPLSDENLRSLELYINTRLEPVLSEVERVGFDCAVGSSGTIKAVKSLVLGLTNAETPPSLHGSVLTAKEIWIAKEAILRSRSLKDRKQLPGLDSKRADIIVAGIFVLSGITKILGVREWMISLTAIREGILYDTMLRDGFWLQGDTSDIRWRSVRSFGQKFHIDEAHAFHITSFSVSLFDQLYEKHNLSNSWREYLRSAAYLHECGLFIGHTGHHKHTFYFIRNATLPGFTTREMQIIATIVRYHRKRMPRENDEVYCDFDKDMQKAVNICASILRLSVSLDRGRQGKIHEIKLNDLFMEKMSLSLYMRAGQDIELEMYEAAIEKKAFENVFSSSLEIVLEH, from the coding sequence ATGTTAAATTTGCCTCTCAGAAATATGTTTGAAAAAAAAAGAATTGCAGCAATTGATGTTGGATCAAATAGCGTTCATATGCTTTTAGTTGAAATGGAATCTCCTGAAGAATATAAAGTTATAGATTCAGAAAAAGAGCAAGTGCGATTAGCGGCATCTTTAGATTCAGATGGTAATTTAAATAATGACGCTCTCAATCGTTTGCTTTCTGTTTTAAAAAAAATGAAAGAAATAGCAGATTTCCATGGTGCACATATACGTGCAGTTGGCACAAGTGCCTTGCGTGAAGCTAAAAATGGCAATGACTTTGTTGCTAAAATATATAAAAAAACAGGGATTGATATTGAAATAATTTCTGGGCATGAAGAAGCTCGTCTTGTTTACTTAGGCGTGCAGCAAGGATTGCCCATACAGGATAAATCAACTTTAATCGTAGATATTGGTGGTGGCTCCACGGAAATCGTTGTGGGTCAGTGGGGAGAGGAGCGTTTTGCTACATCCTTAAAATTAGGTTCAGTACGATTGACGCAAGGATTTATTCAAAGTGATCCATTGAGCGATGAAAATTTAAGATCGCTTGAACTTTATATTAATACACGCCTTGAACCTGTTTTATCTGAGGTCGAGCGAGTTGGTTTTGATTGTGCAGTCGGTTCATCAGGTACAATAAAAGCAGTTAAATCCTTGGTTTTGGGGTTGACAAACGCTGAAACTCCGCCTTCACTTCATGGTTCTGTCTTAACTGCAAAAGAAATCTGGATAGCAAAGGAAGCAATTTTAAGATCGCGTTCTTTAAAAGATAGAAAACAATTACCAGGTTTGGATTCTAAAAGAGCTGATATAATTGTTGCGGGAATATTTGTTCTCAGTGGCATCACTAAAATTCTAGGAGTTCGCGAATGGATGATTTCCTTAACAGCAATTCGTGAAGGAATCTTGTACGATACGATGCTCAGAGATGGTTTTTGGTTGCAAGGCGATACAAGTGACATACGTTGGCGGTCCGTTCGTTCTTTCGGGCAAAAGTTCCATATAGATGAAGCTCATGCATTTCATATCACTTCATTTTCCGTAAGTCTTTTTGATCAATTATATGAAAAACATAATTTATCAAATTCTTGGCGTGAATATTTACGCTCTGCAGCTTATTTACATGAATGTGGGTTATTTATAGGTCACACTGGTCATCATAAGCATACCTTTTATTTTATTCGTAATGCGACCTTGCCTGGTTTTACAACTCGTGAGATGCAAATAATTGCAACAATAGTAAGGTATCATCGCAAACGCATGCCTCGTGAAAATGATGAAGTTTATTGTGACTTTGATAAAGATATGCAAAAGGCTGTGAATATATGTGCATCCATTTTGCGCTTGTCAGTGAGTTTAGATAGAGGACGTCAAGGTAAAATTCATGAAATTAAACTCAACGATTTATTTATGGAGAAAATGAGTCTTTCCCTTTATATGCGCGCTGGTCAGGACATTGAGCTTGAAATGTATGAGGCTGCAATTGAAAAAAAAGCATTTGAAAATGTTTTTTCAAGTTCTCTAGAAATTGTTTTAGAGCATTGA
- a CDS encoding outer membrane beta-barrel protein, protein MLAEMPPVQNNHNETYPMVDGISAQLVPLKTENMTFPQTVFSFGVYNEKVLSSTADEYSTSGYGYSLGMQHHIRGIWSGGIDIRWSDWLANGNSKESNTSPLSIYSKIEGTPRLNFLLGNDLGNMFRPYFTGGIGYTIFFDERSLFAARAKTAFGQISATYGVGFRVTFPKSIALKFSYERWRGIQTTDYQAQIIRLELVFGDVDNI, encoded by the coding sequence ATGCTAGCTGAAATGCCACCCGTTCAAAATAATCACAATGAAACCTATCCTATGGTCGATGGGATATCTGCACAACTTGTACCTCTTAAAACAGAGAATATGACATTTCCTCAAACTGTATTTTCATTTGGTGTTTATAATGAAAAAGTCCTTTCATCCACTGCAGATGAGTATTCGACTTCAGGATATGGATACTCTCTGGGAATGCAACATCATATTAGAGGAATTTGGAGTGGAGGAATTGATATAAGATGGTCTGACTGGCTTGCAAACGGCAATTCCAAAGAATCTAATACGAGTCCATTGTCGATTTACTCTAAAATAGAAGGGACTCCTCGCTTAAATTTTCTGTTAGGAAATGATTTAGGAAATATGTTTCGCCCCTATTTTACTGGTGGAATAGGATATACTATATTTTTTGATGAGAGATCTTTATTTGCAGCTCGTGCAAAAACAGCTTTTGGTCAAATTTCTGCAACATACGGAGTTGGATTTCGTGTTACATTTCCCAAATCAATTGCTCTTAAATTTTCGTATGAACGGTGGCGGGGCATACAGACTACGGATTATCAAGCGCAAATTATCCGATTGGAGTTGGTATTTGGGGACGTTGATAATATTTAA
- a CDS encoding GNAT family N-acetyltransferase translates to MKKIQHYGQLLLLGELSIRKKKTLIAKWRRKIKNILFSWAGNIFSAFIKEEYLEHEYFDSFLSNLVLLNEFDENPFFNLADELFIAKQMYEISLADTYSQSLNSFENFFSQCVHATNEKYFSNFYAIFEDKKLISFLNMNVIMNEAEMDYLFVSNDYRRQGLSNLLLSIFEYSNKYIGNHQVSKIILEVGENNTPALSFYLKSGFIKISVRKKYYRNMENAFVMEKNL, encoded by the coding sequence TTGAAAAAAATTCAACATTATGGTCAACTCCTTTTACTTGGCGAGTTATCAATACGAAAGAAAAAGACATTAATAGCGAAATGGAGAAGAAAGATTAAAAATATATTATTTTCATGGGCTGGAAATATTTTTTCAGCTTTTATAAAAGAAGAATATTTAGAGCATGAATATTTTGATTCCTTTCTTTCAAATTTAGTTTTACTAAATGAGTTTGATGAAAATCCTTTTTTTAATTTGGCTGATGAGTTATTTATTGCGAAGCAAATGTACGAAATTTCTTTGGCAGACACTTATTCACAGTCTTTAAATTCTTTTGAAAATTTTTTTAGTCAGTGTGTTCATGCTACAAATGAAAAATATTTTTCTAATTTTTATGCAATATTTGAAGATAAAAAATTAATTTCATTTTTAAATATGAATGTAATTATGAATGAAGCTGAAATGGATTATTTGTTTGTCTCGAATGATTATAGAAGACAAGGATTATCCAATCTATTATTGAGTATTTTTGAATATTCAAATAAGTATATTGGAAATCATCAAGTAAGCAAAATTATTTTAGAAGTTGGTGAAAATAATACACCAGCTTTATCATTTTATTTAAAATCTGGTTTTATAAAAATTTCAGTCCGCAAAAAGTATTATAGAAATATGGAAAATGCTTTTGTTATGGAAAAAAATCTTTAA
- the ribF gene encoding riboflavin biosynthesis protein RibF, producing MSLKDSFQIFGDRESFDKKERISLTIGNFDGVHSGHLYLINELKKSSPDTKIALLTFDPHPANFFSHDNSKPLLTSLNEKIALLLKAGVDLVMVQSFSQEFSELSADDFCLWLKDLFQIDTILIGHDFCYGRQRKGNFTHMNCFAENVGWTIKQASAFKLFDERTVSSSAVREALFLGDTEYAEKLLGHSYFLSGMVVKGDQRGRLIGFPTANILLDDNLVVPKYGVYACYVEIDSDGKLLQAVMNCGVRPTIASGLRLQIEAHILDFSEDIYTRKIKFHIKKFLRGEMKFNGIEQLKEQIAKDVQKTRSYFMDDRNEQNI from the coding sequence ATGTCTTTAAAAGACTCATTTCAAATATTTGGCGACAGAGAATCTTTCGATAAAAAAGAAAGAATCTCTTTAACAATTGGTAATTTCGATGGTGTTCATTCTGGCCATTTGTATTTAATTAATGAATTAAAGAAAAGCTCGCCAGATACAAAAATTGCTCTTTTGACCTTCGATCCTCATCCCGCAAATTTTTTCTCGCATGACAATTCAAAACCACTTCTGACATCTTTAAACGAAAAGATTGCTTTATTGTTAAAGGCAGGAGTTGATCTTGTCATGGTACAATCCTTTTCACAAGAATTTTCTGAATTAAGTGCAGATGATTTTTGTTTGTGGTTAAAAGATCTTTTCCAAATTGATACAATATTAATTGGTCATGATTTTTGCTATGGAAGACAAAGAAAAGGTAATTTTACGCATATGAATTGCTTTGCAGAAAATGTAGGATGGACAATTAAACAAGCTTCTGCTTTTAAATTATTTGATGAAAGAACAGTATCATCTTCAGCAGTGCGAGAAGCTTTATTTTTAGGTGATACGGAATATGCAGAGAAACTTTTAGGCCATTCCTATTTTTTGTCAGGCATGGTAGTTAAAGGAGATCAGCGTGGCCGATTAATTGGTTTTCCAACAGCGAATATTTTACTCGATGACAATCTCGTTGTCCCAAAATACGGGGTCTATGCTTGTTACGTTGAAATAGATTCTGATGGAAAATTATTACAAGCTGTAATGAACTGTGGTGTTCGTCCAACTATTGCAAGTGGCTTGAGATTACAAATTGAAGCTCATATTCTTGATTTCTCTGAAGACATTTACACCCGAAAAATTAAATTTCATATTAAGAAATTTTTACGAGGTGAAATGAAATTTAATGGAATCGAGCAATTGAAAGAGCAAATTGCAAAGGACGTCCAAAAAACTAGATCTTATTTTATGGATGACCGAAATGAGCAAAATATCTAA
- the ppk1 gene encoding polyphosphate kinase 1: MSKISNPDLKKNKNIIPYSSQNQIKELVQLKQIHLDDHDLYLNREIAWLSFNERVLTEAENKNVPLFEKIKFCTIFASNLDEFFMVRLSGLLKLVVKPNNIYPDEDEFDETLDEVAIKVRGLIKRAERCLYTQIFPMLANHHISIANLDELTRSEEEKLDAHFESQVFPVLTPLAIDPAHPFPYLSNLSLYLAVTFEGISENGEPLLALVEIPQKIQRLIPVTIKANKHRFFLVEELIKSYMPALFPWTKVIGTYSFRVTRNLDYQLLEGEVKDLMKSIEYELKDREQKTVVRLEYEKNMPDWLRNKLAAVLELDTSDLYEIDGMLNYRDLAALLKVERVDPELKDPSFNPRLNILLVDENRDIFDIIREKDILLHHPYDSFASVLDFLRSAAKDEKVLAIKQTLYRSGGDSPIIEALVNAAERGKQVTVVVELKARFDEANNIEWAKRLERAGAHVVFGFIDLKTHAKCTLVVRKEKNNYLQKYVHLSTGNYNSATAKLYTDIGHLTSDAALCDDVANLFNFLTGFNILRDQEKTRFRAPDFEKIKVAPFRLREQIIQLIDHEKKLHTPDNPAHIILKMNSLVDTKLCHALYKASQKGVKIDLIIRGVCILRPGIHGVSDNIKVISIIDRFLEHSRIFWFKNNGNPLIYCGSADFMQRNMDKRIEIVWPIEPVELKLKITGILNNFLKDNCKSHYMQSNGTYIKSQIQNGEATFRCQEKFIEEARRYGVKSIAYDQAIKPLFDKKDFERIPERFIPSLVVEEQKKNVTKKKKKK, from the coding sequence ATGAGCAAAATATCTAATCCTGACTTAAAAAAAAACAAAAATATTATTCCCTATTCTAGTCAAAATCAAATAAAAGAACTTGTTCAATTAAAACAAATTCATTTAGATGATCATGATCTTTATCTCAATAGAGAAATTGCATGGTTGTCTTTTAATGAAAGAGTATTAACTGAAGCAGAGAATAAAAATGTTCCTTTATTTGAAAAAATAAAATTTTGTACAATATTTGCTTCAAACTTAGATGAATTTTTCATGGTCAGATTGTCAGGCTTATTAAAGCTTGTTGTTAAACCAAATAATATTTATCCTGATGAAGATGAATTTGATGAAACATTAGATGAAGTCGCAATTAAAGTACGGGGATTGATTAAACGTGCAGAACGATGTTTGTATACACAAATTTTTCCGATGCTGGCGAATCACCATATTTCAATTGCAAATTTAGATGAATTGACTCGATCGGAAGAAGAGAAATTAGACGCTCATTTTGAAAGCCAAGTTTTTCCAGTTCTCACCCCTCTCGCAATAGATCCCGCACACCCTTTCCCCTATTTGTCAAATTTATCGTTATATTTAGCAGTTACTTTTGAAGGCATCTCTGAAAATGGAGAACCACTTTTAGCTTTAGTTGAAATTCCGCAAAAAATTCAAAGACTCATTCCTGTAACAATTAAAGCAAATAAACATAGATTTTTTCTTGTTGAAGAACTTATTAAAAGTTATATGCCTGCTTTATTTCCTTGGACTAAAGTTATCGGAACCTATTCTTTTAGAGTAACAAGAAATCTTGATTATCAACTGCTTGAGGGTGAAGTCAAAGATCTTATGAAATCTATTGAGTATGAATTAAAAGATAGAGAGCAAAAAACAGTTGTAAGACTTGAATATGAAAAAAATATGCCCGATTGGTTGCGTAATAAATTGGCAGCTGTTTTAGAGTTAGATACCTCTGATCTCTATGAAATTGATGGTATGCTTAATTATCGTGATCTCGCTGCACTGCTTAAAGTTGAGCGTGTGGATCCAGAATTAAAAGATCCTTCATTTAATCCAAGATTAAATATTTTACTTGTAGATGAAAATCGAGACATATTTGATATTATACGTGAAAAAGATATTTTATTGCATCATCCCTATGATTCATTTGCCAGTGTTCTCGATTTTCTAAGAAGTGCCGCGAAGGATGAAAAAGTATTAGCAATTAAACAAACACTTTATCGTTCAGGCGGGGATTCTCCGATCATTGAAGCTCTTGTGAATGCAGCGGAAAGAGGAAAACAAGTTACTGTTGTCGTAGAATTAAAAGCAAGATTTGATGAAGCAAATAATATTGAATGGGCAAAAAGACTTGAAAGAGCTGGAGCGCATGTGGTTTTTGGTTTTATTGATTTAAAAACACATGCAAAATGTACATTAGTTGTTAGAAAAGAAAAAAATAATTATCTGCAGAAATATGTACATTTATCAACAGGAAATTATAACAGCGCAACTGCTAAACTTTATACCGATATTGGACATTTAACTTCTGATGCCGCTCTGTGTGATGATGTGGCAAATTTATTTAATTTTCTTACTGGCTTTAATATATTAAGAGATCAAGAGAAAACCCGATTTCGAGCGCCCGATTTCGAGAAGATTAAAGTAGCTCCCTTTCGATTGAGGGAACAAATTATTCAACTCATTGATCATGAAAAGAAATTACACACACCTGATAATCCCGCACACATCATTTTAAAAATGAATTCTTTGGTAGATACCAAACTTTGTCATGCTCTTTACAAAGCAAGTCAAAAAGGTGTAAAAATAGATTTGATTATAAGAGGTGTTTGTATTTTAAGACCAGGTATTCACGGTGTTTCTGATAACATTAAAGTTATTAGTATTATTGATAGATTTTTAGAGCATTCAAGAATCTTTTGGTTTAAAAACAACGGAAATCCGCTTATTTATTGTGGTAGTGCAGATTTTATGCAGCGAAATATGGATAAACGAATTGAAATCGTATGGCCAATTGAACCTGTAGAATTAAAATTAAAAATTACTGGAATTTTAAATAATTTCTTAAAAGATAATTGCAAAAGTCATTATATGCAAAGTAACGGCACATATATTAAAAGTCAAATTCAAAACGGAGAAGCCACTTTCCGATGTCAAGAAAAGTTTATTGAAGAGGCAAGACGGTATGGGGTAAAATCAATTGCATATGACCAGGCAATAAAACCGCTTTTCGATAAAAAAGATTTTGAACGTATTCCTGAGCGTTTTATACCGTCTTTAGTAGTCGAAGAGCAGAAGAAAAACGTGACTAAGAAAAAGAAGAAAAAGTAA
- the rnhA gene encoding ribonuclease HI, with amino-acid sequence MTSHVTLYTDGACSGNPGPGGWGCVLLFREHKRRISGYEIQTTNNKMELLGVIKGLESLLRPMPVLIITDSQYVKNAFTEGWLENWQKNGWKTKNGKPVKNQDEWLALSLLQRKHTLSWQWVKGHSGDRYNEMCDELARNAITNKKGIDEKF; translated from the coding sequence ATGACTTCACACGTAACACTTTACACAGATGGCGCTTGTTCTGGAAATCCTGGACCAGGCGGATGGGGCTGTGTTCTTCTATTTAGAGAACATAAAAGAAGAATATCTGGTTATGAGATCCAAACAACAAACAATAAAATGGAACTTTTAGGTGTCATCAAGGGGCTCGAAAGTTTATTGCGCCCTATGCCTGTCCTTATTATCACTGACAGCCAATATGTCAAAAATGCTTTTACAGAAGGTTGGTTAGAGAACTGGCAAAAAAATGGTTGGAAAACCAAAAATGGAAAACCTGTTAAAAATCAAGATGAATGGCTTGCATTGAGTCTACTTCAAAGAAAGCACACTCTTTCATGGCAATGGGTCAAAGGGCATTCGGGGGATAGATACAATGAGATGTGTGATGAACTTGCAAGAAATGCAATTACAAATAAAAAAGGAATAGACGAAAAATTTTGA